TCTAATGGAAACATAGTCCATTCGGTTACAAGCAACCAGGTTGACATCTACAGGTATTTGGAAGTCGTGGTGCGCAAGTACGCCTCCACGACTTTCTTGCGCCCGGTGGCGGACCATACCCGCGAATCGTTTGAAAAGGCTTGCGAATTTGTACGTAACTATGCCGCTAGGGATTGCGAAGCGCCTGTCCCTCTTTCGCTGGTTCTGGATTCTGGGTGCGGTACGGGGGAGAGTACCATCCATCTGGCAAAGCGTTTCCCGGGAATTCCGGTGATCGGAATCGACAAGTCGTCGGTGCGCCTCTCGAAGGCGGGAAATGAGCGCCAGCTAGAAAATGCGATGGAAGATGCCGCAGGTGAATCCGCTGAGCTAGACCAGATGCAGGTTCCGCCGAACGCCTTCTGGGTTCGCGCGGAACTGCTCGATTTCTGGCGCCTCGCACTCGAAAAGGTCGTGGCGGGGGAGTGGAAAATTCTGCATCATGCGCTCTACTATCCGAATCCGTGGCCCAAGGAAAGCGAGGCGACAAGGCGATTCCACTTGCATCCGATTTTCCCGACGCTCTTGCGTCTGGGGGCCGCAACGGAGTTGCGGACCAACTGGGAAATCTACGCCCGCGAATTCGCGGAAGCCGCCCGCGTAGCGGGCGGGGCGCTTTCACTTTGTTTGTCCGTAGAATGTGACGAATTCACCCCCGACGTTCCAGAAACCGCCTTCGAACGCAAGTACAAAAATGCGGGCCAGTCGCTTTTTCGCGTCCTAGTCCGCCATAATTCTGAAATCCGAAATCCGAATTAATTACATCCTGTCCTTAATCCACTTGAGGAACGCCTTGTTGTTCCTGGTGAACTTGACTTCTATAGTGGCGCCATCCTTCACGATAAATTCCGAAAGCCCGTACTTGCTGTTCGGATTCCCCCAGTCGTAGGTGTAGCCGAGGCGCGTCCAGGGGTACCCTCCGTCCTTGCGGTAGGCGGTGGAACTCGTCTTGTCGAACCAGTTCTTGAACCACATGGCGTTTTCGCTCGTGTCTTCTTCGAGCGAGTTGGAGAACGCGTTGTTCATCAGTCCGCTGTTGATTTCGGGGTAGTAGGCCGGGCGGAAAACGTCGGAAACGTTTGCCCAGAACACGGTGAAGTGGCTGTTGTTCGTTTCGGGCGACATGCCCAGAAGCTGCTTGAGTCGTAGGTCCCAGTTATCGACCTTCTCGTGGTTTTCGCGGAACCATTTCACGAATTCCTTGTCGGTGAATCCCCAAATGACCTTTTCAGTATGCGTTACCGTCTGCCCGTCCTTGAAGGCTTCGGGGTTGTTGTGCCAGGTCACAAGAATC
This window of the uncultured Fibrobacter sp. genome carries:
- a CDS encoding methyltransferase domain-containing protein gives rise to the protein MTKQSNGNIVHSVTSNQVDIYRYLEVVVRKYASTTFLRPVADHTRESFEKACEFVRNYAARDCEAPVPLSLVLDSGCGTGESTIHLAKRFPGIPVIGIDKSSVRLSKAGNERQLENAMEDAAGESAELDQMQVPPNAFWVRAELLDFWRLALEKVVAGEWKILHHALYYPNPWPKESEATRRFHLHPIFPTLLRLGAATELRTNWEIYAREFAEAARVAGGALSLCLSVECDEFTPDVPETAFERKYKNAGQSLFRVLVRHNSEIRNPN